DNA from Candidatus Binatia bacterium:
AGCCGCGCGCGCCGGGAATCTCGTTCCATCCTTGCGGCGGGTCCACGTCAGGTCTGCCAGTGCGGGGATAGCAGTAGAGGATTGTTCTGCCGGAGAGAGTCGTCAGGTCCACGATGCGACCGGCGGTCGATTTCAGCTGCAGCGACGGAAGCCTCATTCCCTCAAGGTGATCGCACGCGCCGTCATCGACGGGAATGGGAAGATCCTTCGGGACATCGTAGATGTTGTCGCTTCTGGCCATGGACTTACGAGACCGCCGTCCGCCGCCGCTCGGCACCGGCCGGGCGGCGGGCAAGTCGCGTTCGAAGATAACCGCTTTTTGCCGCTGCGGCAAATCGAAACTTCGATATCGGCCGTCCGCGAGACGCGGTCGCGCGCCAGACACGCCGGTCCGGCGGACCGTGGCCCAGGCCGTCGTTCCGGTTGACGGCGCTATAGGTTCCAGGCTAGTGTCGCCATTTTACCACGGAAGCCAGCGGATCCGCCGGATGGACAAAAAGCATTCTTACCAAGACATCATCGCGTCCCAGCCTTTGGCGCGAAAAGCGGTGACCGAGGCGGTCTATGACGATCACTACGCGCGCAAGCTCCGGCGCGGCGGCTGGCTGCCCACCCGCCGAAGACGGCAGCGAATCGATGTCTATTGCCGGATTATCGGCGAGGGGCACAGGAACATTCTCGAGATCGGCTGCGGCTTCGGCGATCTGACATATCGCCTCGCCGGCTGCACGGAAAAGATCGTCGGCATCGACATCTCTCAGAAAGCCATCGAAACCGCGAGGGCGCGCCTCGCGCTGTGGCCACAGGCTCAGGCACGCGCCGCGGCGATCGAATTCCGGCAAATGTCCGCCGTGCGCCTGGATTTCCCGGACGAGACCTTCGATTGGGCGATCAGCACATCTGTGGTCGAACACCTTCATCCCGAAGACGTGCATGTTCACCTGACGGAGGCTTGGCGGGTGCTGAAACCGCAAGGCACATATATCATGTGGTGCCCCAACGGACTCGGGCACCACAAGGACCGCGACGGCCATTTCAGCATGCTCTCCTACGCCGCGTGGATCTCCCGGTTAAGGCAGGCCGGCTTCCAGCATTTCCGCTCGACGCTGGCGACCCGTCCGCCGCTGGTCGACGCGCAGTTGAAGGTTTTTCTCGAGCGGGCGATGTTTCGTCTGAAGATCAGGGCGTTGTGGAGCCATCTGGGGATCAGGAACGTACTGTTGATCGCCGGCAAATGACTCCCGGTGGCGATTGCCGCCGTTTACCTCAATAATCTCAAAATCTTTTCCTGCACGCCGTCGAAGCCGCCATTGGACATGACGAGAATCACGTCGCCGCGAACGGCCTCCCTTCCTATGTACTGGGCGATGTCGTCGGCCTTCTCGATCACGACGGCTTTGCCGTTGCCCGACCCGCGGTTGATTTCCTCGACGACCTCATCAGGGTGAAGACGCTCTTCCAGCGCGATCTTCTCCGGCTGGAAGAGTCCCGCGATGACGACGCGGTCGGCGAGTCCCAGCGCCGCGGGAAATTCACGCGCGAAGATCCGCCGCCGGCTCGTGTTGCTCCTGGGCTCGAAGATCGCCCAGATTCTCCGGCCGGCGTAGGCGCTTCTTACCCCCTCGATCGTTTCCTTGATCGCCGTCGGGTGATGCGCGAAGTCGTCGAGGACGGTGATCCCGCCCACCTCTCCTTTAAGCTCTTGCCTCCGTTTGACTCCGGCAAAAGTCGCCATACCCTCCCCGATCGCTTCGGGCGCGATCCCCAACTCCCGCGCCGTCGCATAGACGGCGAGCGCGTTGCTCACGTTGTGTCGTCCGATCAGCGGAACTCTCACTTCGCCTTCTGATTTTCCTCCGTTAAAGGGCTCGAACCAACTCGCGCCGTCAAGGGTGCGAACGTTCCGCGCCTGCCAGCCTTGGGGCACTTTATCGC
Protein-coding regions in this window:
- a CDS encoding peroxiredoxin, whose protein sequence is MSGARPRLADGRYRSFDLPQRQKAVIFERDLPAARPVPSGGGRRSRKSMARSDNIYDVPKDLPIPVDDGACDHLEGMRLPSLQLKSTAGRIVDLTTLSGRTILYCYPRTGRPDVDPPQGWNEIPGARGCTPQSCAFRDHFEELKTLDAGVFGLSTQTTEYQREAVERLHLPFELLSDANLAFSTAFRLPTFEVESITLIKRLTLIIRDGRVEKVFYPVFPPDSNAAEVVRWLSRHPR
- a CDS encoding class I SAM-dependent methyltransferase, with protein sequence MDKKHSYQDIIASQPLARKAVTEAVYDDHYARKLRRGGWLPTRRRRQRIDVYCRIIGEGHRNILEIGCGFGDLTYRLAGCTEKIVGIDISQKAIETARARLALWPQAQARAAAIEFRQMSAVRLDFPDETFDWAISTSVVEHLHPEDVHVHLTEAWRVLKPQGTYIMWCPNGLGHHKDRDGHFSMLSYAAWISRLRQAGFQHFRSTLATRPPLVDAQLKVFLERAMFRLKIRALWSHLGIRNVLLIAGK